In Lolium perenne isolate Kyuss_39 chromosome 5, Kyuss_2.0, whole genome shotgun sequence, the sequence ATCTTTCTGGAATTTTATCAAGATTCTTGAGACCAAGTGCATTCAGTGCATGTGAACAGAGTATGCCCATCGTCTCAAATCTTTTGCAACTACAGTTCAATTCCATGGTAGAGGTGTCAAGGAAAACTAACCAAACTTTTGGGGCATTCTGCAGAATAAACTCAAACCTATACAGTGTTTCACTGCATTGCATTTCCTGATATGAAGTCCCTCTGCATCCCTCTATAAACTCTGTTTCAAGAGACTTGTAGACTTTATGTGTGTAAACCTCGGCAGCTTGTTGCAAAATACTGTTATGCTTAACTGTGCACTCTGGGGAAATCTGGTTGCATTGAATATCCTCTACAGATTCATTTGTACGCCAACTCCCAACCAGTTTATCAAACTCAAGAACAAAATTAGCGGGTGAAACTGACTCATCATCAATGCTGCTCAGCACATTGTGTGAACTCAAATTCCGATCCAGTGATTGAATACCACCATCAAATGCATCCTTGTGAAGAGCTgtgcaccatttatgcctctgctCAAATAGATCTGTGAGCCACTGGTGATCCTCCAAATTATACTCATGAAGCATAATTGCCCATGCTTCCTCAAACTCTGCTTCTGACTCACAGTCTTTCATGCACCTCATGAACATGCTATGAAAAGTTCCAGAAGCATTTAGAGTATCGGAATGGGACTGTAGGTTCTTTTCGATATGCCATTGACAAAGACAATGATGTGTCTCCGGGAGAACAACTTCAATTGCCTTTGATATAGTGTCATTTTGATCAGTAAAGATTGTTTTAGGTGGACAACCGCCCATTGAGTCCAAGAATGATTTAAGTAACCATTCATAGGACGTCAACGACTCATCTAACATAAATGCACAGCCAAACATAACATTTTGCATGTGGTGGTTAACACCAACAAATGGGGCACATATCATATTGTACTTGTTGGTACGATATGCTGTGTCAAATACCACAACATCCCCAAAACAGTCATAGTCAACACGGCTTCTACCGTCCCTCCAGAAAAAATTAATCATTTGGCCTTCTTGGTCTACTTGCACATCCCAATAGAACATACCTGGTTCAATTGTTCTGCGCTTCAGATAACCTACAAGTCCCTCAGCGTCCTCTGGTTCAAGCAATGTGCAACTTTGGATGCTGACCTGACTGTGGCATTCCGTACCATCATCATTGACATGCAAACTGTCATGCATGGCTTGAATTTCAGCATTCACCATTGCATTCAGTGCACCGGGTTTTGGAACTGAAAGGGTCCTCACTGATCTCAGTAAGTGTATCTCTTCAGGCGGAACCAACTCATGATTATGCTCGGGAATTATCTGAATAACTCGCCACTGACCCTCGGAATCAACTCTAAAACGGACCATCGCTTTGCAGTTAGTTCTGGTCTCTGGTTTATTAAAGTTTGCCTCGGTAAGCTGCTCATCATCCTTTAAACCTTCCTTTGAGCAGTAATAGTCTTTTGTACGAATAACTTTGGTCCCTGTAAAGTAGTACTGCTTTCCCTTTCGCACACTAAAACCCATGCTGTGCCCATAGTCACAGTACAGCCTGTAAGCTTGTTCCTCACTGTAAGCAACTCTCATACGCAATTCTTCAGTAAAGTCCTCACGGCTTGGTACAGCAGAATTATTTTCGCGGTCTTCATCATTTCTCACAGAATGTTCCTCATTTCCCTGTTCTTGGCTGTCAAAAGCCACTTGGCCCCCATTTTCAGCATCAAAGATGATTGGCACATCTTCGTTCTCCTGAGCTTCATGCTCATCCCCTCCAACATTCTCCAGACAGATCGCATCTGCATCAATCTCAATGGGGATGCTAGTACCTTCCATTTCTGCAAAATTCACCACAAACGGCAACATGTTGGTCCACATATCAAGCAAAATGTGTTACCGATAAAGTCAACCATGTGATACAGCATATTTAAAGATGCGATAAACGTAAATAAGAACGAGATACTGTGGTACAAGAGTACGGCTAAGTTTTGATTCATTACAGCGAGTTAAAGAATGCCTTTTGGAAGGTGAACTGTAAAGCCCAAGTGTTATATACCGGGGTGCGAGTAAACTAACCCATACAGTTATCCAAGCTGCTGACACCACATGATGCACAGTACTTAAGACATAACATGTCACATAGGGTGCCTCCTAGGGTTGCAAGCGGACGTCCCGCAAAAGCCCGCGAAAGCATGGGCTAGTTCAAACTAAACTAACTCGCTAAAACATGCTATAATAACTAACCTAATACATTTTGACTAAGAAGCGGGGCAGGTTGGGCGCCACTCTGCATCCCTACCTATAATAGTGGTGGAGTCAGGATTGTAGCAAGCCCCAGTCCAAAAACTAACCGCAATTTTTTTCTTCTAAACAAACTGTTATAATTGCACATAAAATTTGGTACAATATAGCAAAGCCGAACAATATATACTCAAATCCACTCCTAACGCTCCAAGACCATAGAT encodes:
- the LOC127299752 gene encoding protein FAR1-RELATED SEQUENCE 5 isoform X2, with translation MEGTSIPIEIDADAICLENVGGDEHEAQENEDVPIIFDAENGGQVAFDSQEQGNEEHSVRNDEDRENNSAVPSREDFTEELRMRVAYSEEQAYRLYCDYGHSMGFSVRKGKQYYFTGTKVIRTKDYYCSKEGLKDDEQLTEANFNKPETRTNCKAMVRFRVDSEGQWRVIQIIPEHNHELVPPEEIHLLRSVRTLSVPKPGALNAMVNAEIQAMHDSLHVNDDGTECHSQVSIQSCTLLEPEDAEGLVGYLKRRTIEPGMFYWDVQVDQEGQMINFFWRDGRSRVDYDCFGDVVVFDTAYRTNKYNMICAPFVGVNHHMQNVMFGCAFMLDESLTSYEWLLKSFLDSMGGCPPKTIFTDQNDTISKAIEVVLPETHHCLCQWHIEKNLQSHSDTLNASGTFHSMFMRCMKDCESEAEFEEAWAIMLHEYNLEDHQWLTDLFEQRHKWCTALHKDAFDGGIQSLDRNLSSHNVLSSIDDESVSPANFVLEFDKLVGSWRTNESVEDIQCNQISPECTVKHNSILQQAAEVYTHKVYKSLETEFIEGCRGTSYQEMQCSETLYRFEFILQNAPKVWLVFLDTSTMELNCSCKRFETMGILCSHALNALGLKNLDKIPERYVLKRWTKYARKGTYLFPCDEFPEQDCAEAALAYRNRAMLFVYDLLMKSKGHQDTRKLILDVLENGEKSLENVCELKRMHIHPSGKDKDGSKAEKRKKKSSKQDKSSRNVKQAVLPQPAESVFVEQPNQNEYFATEDIATNSSTGRPFFYQEYSTAGVSTSQIQGDTDMQSVPQCAPAPQDFSAYGAEHPPSTFGDGSNF
- the LOC127299752 gene encoding protein FAR1-RELATED SEQUENCE 5 isoform X1, with protein sequence MEGTSIPIEIDADAICLENVGGDEHEAQENEDVPIIFDAENGGQVAFDSQEQGNEEHSVRNDEDRENNSAVPSREDFTEELRMRVAYSEEQAYRLYCDYGHSMGFSVRKGKQYYFTGTKVIRTKDYYCSKEGLKDDEQLTEANFNKPETRTNCKAMVRFRVDSEGQWRVIQIIPEHNHELVPPEEIHLLRSVRTLSVPKPGALNAMVNAEIQAMHDSLHVNDDGTECHSQVSIQSCTLLEPEDAEGLVGYLKRRTIEPGMFYWDVQVDQEGQMINFFWRDGRSRVDYDCFGDVVVFDTAYRTNKYNMICAPFVGVNHHMQNVMFGCAFMLDESLTSYEWLLKSFLDSMGGCPPKTIFTDQNDTISKAIEVVLPETHHCLCQWHIEKNLQSHSDTLNASGTFHSMFMRCMKDCESEAEFEEAWAIMLHEYNLEDHQWLTDLFEQRHKWCTALHKDAFDGGIQSLDRNLSSHNVLSSIDDESVSPANFVLEFDKLVGSWRTNESVEDIQCNQISPECTVKHNSILQQAAEVYTHKVYKSLETEFIEGCRGTSYQEMQCSETLYRFEFILQNAPKVWLVFLDTSTMELNCSCKRFETMGILCSHALNALGLKNLDKIPERYVLKRWTKYARKGTYLFPCDEFPEQDCAEAALAYRNRAMLFVYDLLMKSKGHQDTRKLILDVLENGEKSLENVCELKRMHIHPSGKDKDGSKAEKRKKKSSKQDKSSRNVKQAVLPQPAESVFVEQPNQNEYFATEDIATNSSTGRPFFYQEYSTAGVSTSQIQGDTDMQSVPQCAPAPQHTAQNILHRHLATEVISEECSTIDV